The following coding sequences are from one Humulus lupulus chromosome X, drHumLupu1.1, whole genome shotgun sequence window:
- the LOC133807423 gene encoding small ribosomal subunit protein eS24z encodes MADKAVTIRTRKFMTNRLLSRKQFVIDVLHPGRPNVSKAELKEKLARMYEVKDPNSIFVFKFRTHFGGGKSTGFGLIYDSVESAKKFEPKYRLVRNGLDTKIEKSRKQMKERKNRAKKIRGVKKTKAGDAAKKK; translated from the exons ATGGCGGACAAGGCAGTCACTATTCGCACCAGGAAGTTCATGACAAACAGACTTCTATCAAGGAAGCAATTC GTCATTGATGTTCTTCATCCAGGAAGGCCTAATGTGTCCAAG GCTGAGTTGAAGGAGAAATTGGCAAGGATGTATGAGGTCAAGGACCCCAATTCAATCTTCGTTTTCAAGTTCCGCACTCACTTTGGTGGTGGGAAATCTACTGGATTTGGGTTGATCTATGATTCGGTTGAGAGTGCGAAGAAATTCGAGCCAAAGTACAGGCTTGTCAGG AACGGACTTGATACCAAGATTGAGAAATCAAGGAAGCaaatgaaggagagaaagaacAGGGCCAAGAAGATCCGTGGAGTGAAGAAG ACAAAGGCAGGAGATGCTGCCAAGAAGAAGTGA